The sequence caaagaaatggaaagcattATTTCAAAAAGAGATCAGCACTCCCACAGTTGTTtgagcattattcacaatagccaaggtatggaaataACTGAAGTGTCCAttgccagaaaaataaataaagaaaacgaATATATACAGAATGTTATTGAAATTCTATATGGAATattcaggcattaaaaaaaaaaaatcctgccttggggtgcctggatggctcagtgggttaagcctctccctttggcttgggtcatgatctcagggtcctgggatcaagccccacatcgggctccctgctcagctaggagcctgcttccccctctctctgcctctgctctgcctacctgtgatatctctctctctctctctgtgccgctgccttcagctcgggtcatgatcccagcgtcctgggatcgagtcccgcatcaggctctctgctcagcagggagcctgcttcctcctctctctctgcctgcctctccgtttacttgtgatttctgtctgtcaaataaataaataaaatcttttttttttttaagattttatttatttatttgacagagagaaatcacaagtagatggagaggcaggcagagagagagagagagggaagtaggctccccgctaagcagagagcctgatgcgggactcgatcccaggaccctgagatcatgacttgagccgaaggcagcggcttaacccactgagccacccaggcgccctaaataaataaaatctttaaaaaaaaaaaaaatcctgcctttTGTGACAGTATGGATGGATCTTAAAGGCATTGTGTGCTAGGTGAAATGAGtcggacagagaaagacaaatgccacatgTTCTCCCTTATATACAGAATCTTAAAAAGCTGAGCTTGTCAAAACAGAgcagaatggtggctgccagaggctggagagggggtgggaaaatGGGAAGACATTGGCCAAAGGGTACAAATGCCCAGCTGTAAGATTAGTAAATTCTAGGGGCCTAATGCACAACATGGTGACTAGGATTAACAATTAACAACACTGTATTAACAACTGGGAAAATGTCGGGAGTAGACCTCAAGTGTCCTCATCCCACATGCAACAATGGTAATGACGTGAGGGGCTAGAGGTGGTAACCAGCCTGATTGTTGCGACCAACTTGCATTCGCTGAACTGTTGTGTGTTGAATCATCACACATTCTACCATGAGCTTAACCATGTTGTGTGTTAATAACATCTCAATAAatctggggaaaaataaaatatgaaagaattaaaaaaataataagtggtTAGAGGAATGATAAGGTGACTTTGAATAGAAACCAGAGATGGGGAAAGAAACCATAGGAATAAAGAGCTCCAGAATCAGGGAGCCATtcaatgcaaaggccctgtggtgcgTGTGTGCTTGGTACATTCAAGGCACAGTGAGAAGCAAGTAGAAGGAAGAGTAAGGAATGCTGGGAGAAAGTTAGTAAGGCCATGATTATGTAGGACCTGCCCTCACTGATGCTCGAAGATAACTATAAACCcaacccaacacacacatacatactcaaAGTGTTGGGGCTTGAAGGCTTGGGGCACCCACTgctatttataaaaatgcaatcaTGTGTATATTAACACTGGCCTTTCTCACTTAACAACGTACCATGGGCATCTTTTTAAAGTTCATAGCATGAATTGAGGCAGGCAAACTTTTTCTCTGAAGACCCTGCTCGTATATACTTGAGCCTCTGTGGGCAGACAGCATCCGTGGCTGTTGCTCAATCCTGCTCTCGTCCACTCCAGAGCAGATACAGACCACATGTGAGAGGGTGGGTATGGCTGTATTCCAACAGAACTTAACTTACAAAATGGGTGACAGGCCAGGAAACCACCTAAGGTGGTGGCTTCCATACCCTGACATGCAGCTTCCGTGTTATATTCCCAATGCCAAgagtagtgcctggcacatagtaggcacacaaaaaatatttgttaaatgaataaatttaatgtttttttaagtgGTTACAGAGTATTCCATTGCTAGAATATCGTCCTAGGGCCTGAGGTTTTACAAATTAATCCTCTTATCAAGATTTCCaggagtaggggcgcctgggtggctcagtgggttaaagcctctgccttcggctcaggtcatgatcccagggtcatgggatcgagccccgcatcgggctctctgctcagcgggtagcctgcttcctcatctctctctgcctgcttctctgcctacttgtgatctctgtctgtcaaataaataaataaaatctttaaaaaaaaaaaaaaaaaagatttccaggaGTAAGGTGGTTGGGTCAAAGCCTCATGAACTTTCAGCTTATCGGTTGGTGGCTCACTGCCTCCTTGAATCCCTTTGTTCTCTTGGCTTCTGTGACACTATGGTTTATTTCCCTACCTCTCTTCCCCGTCTCTTTTCCTACACTGAAGTTTCCAGAGTCTTCCTGGCAGGCAGAATAAGGCCCCCCCACCGAAGATGTCTACGTCCTCCTCCCCAGAATGCAagatgttaccttacatggccaAGGGGACTTTGCAGAAGtgagcggctcagttggttaagcagctgccttcagcgcagatcatgatcccggggtcctgggatgagtccctcatcaggttccatgctcagtggggagcctgcttctccctctgtctgcttctctcccggcttgtgctctctctctctctctctcagtgacaaatggatacacaaaatcttaggacaaaaaaaagaaaaaaagaagaagagattagGTCAAGGATGTTGAGATGGAGAGTGTATCCCaaattatccaggtgggcccaatgtaatcatgggggtggggtgggagtaggGTCTCCTAAAAGGCAGGCAGGAAGCTCAGCATCAGGAGATTTGACAATGGAAGCAGGGGTCAGGGTCAAAGTAACTGGATGCAAGGAGATCTCAACCAAAATTCGTGGCTttggagatggaggaaggggccacaagccaaagaatccagtctctagaagctggaaaatgcAAAGGAACATAAAACcctcctggagcctccagaaggaatgcagccctgctgaAACCTGTTTTAACCCAGTGAACCATTTTGGACTCCCGACCTCCCAAACTGTAAGCtaataaatctgtgttgcttTAAACCATGGAGTTGGTGGTAATTTTTAGAGCCGCCATTCGCTTTATATATAGGAATTAATACAGTTCCCCAGAGTGTAGTTCTGAATTTTCTTCTGCTCTCCATCTAAATGTACTCTTTTGGGGTTTCCATCCAGTTTGTGACTCACAGATTTATATCTCTGGGCCactgtgtgcattttttttcccacttgacactaataaattttatttgtttataggtTCTTAATGCATGTTTTACTGGGCATGGGCTTGGATGCTGTTGGCCCAAACTCATgtactcagaaaagaaaaaaaaaaaaaacctgcacatTCACAGTTAATCATAATTGGATGATTACATTTCCTTATCATATTGCTCGGATGACAGCAGATATTTAAATAGTTTAGTATATCCCATTGCCTTGAGTGATGAAACCTTGTTATCCTGCCACTTCTGGTGAGAATTCTGGTTAATCCTTGAACACTTTGAATGCAGAAGCAGCCCATTCTCAGTGCCATACATGCCCTCACTGTCACAAGCAATACCTCAGGGGGCAATTCTGTGTCTCAGCAGACATTTGTCAACATGTCAAGACACTTTCGTTGACCCCCAACATTGGCAATATTTAATCTAATACTGCATTTGGAAAATACCTTTAATCTCATCCCTTCTGAGGTTCTTTCAATCATGTACTTCCCATCTCTTTCAAACTAtgtccctggggtgcctgggtggctcagtggttaaagcctctgcctttggctcaggtcatgatctcagggtccctgggatcaagcctcgaatcaggctccctgctcagggagcctgcttcccccccccccccccccaccacctgcctctatgcctacttgtgatcttagtctgtcaaataaataaattaaattaaatttaaaaaaaaaaaaaactatgtccATGACAATTTCCATTACTGAATTCCATTTCTGCAACAACTCCTGCTACATTTGCTTCACTCCAAGTAAACATACTTGAGTTGCCATGGTTCACACCAAATCCACTCAGGATGACAGCTTCTGGGATGCTAATATTTTCAGACATCATAGAGCAAAACCGACCAGAATCCAGCTTACACACACTTCCAATCAGATGGCATTGGGATTGAAAACCACAATGTGGGCTCTAAACTGTTCAATCTGGGAAATTATGGATTCAAAGTTAttaacacactctctctcaatgACAGATTTCAGCAGTTTTCCCCACAATTTTAGAATTAGCAACAAAGTGATCTTTATTTGCTGCAATTGTAGGTATCTAAAGAAATGGAACTCCTGTGCTGTACATCTATGATTTCTCCTTTGAGTTGTTCTTTCGAAATATCAACAGAGGTGAGTTAGATCATTAAGACTCCACAGAATGCTGAGGACCCAAAACTCCCTTTAATGATGATATTTGAGACTGTGTCTTTGTCTGTAGCTGGTGcgttagtagtttttttttttttgtaagagtagccattgtggggcacctggctggctcagtccatagagtgtgtggctcttgatctcagggtgatgagtttgagtcccacgctgggtacagagattatttatttaaaaaaaaaaaaaaaaaaggaggggggttgCCATTGAGCTCTGGGGAAAGAGAGGTGAGAGGAAGCACAGGATGACACCGCTGCACCTTTCTCTTTAGACAAATGAACTGCAAAAAGAGGCAGCAACACCCCATTTCCTGTACATATCCTTTAGTAAGGATATTACCCCATTACCTTCCCAAAAGGAATGTTCAGTACAACCAACACTGTATCGGTGCTTTTCTTGATTCACCTCTCGCCCATAATGAATTTTAACGAGTTTTTAAATATTGACAATTTGATGAGTGTGAAAATGTCTCATCGTTGAATTCTCTTTTCCCTAATTAATATAGCCCAcgaatttttaaagatctaactTGTATTGTATTTACCTAACTTTAACCACAGGCTGTTTAGCCTTTACCACTAGATGCCAGTATTAACACTGCTCCCCCTGTCCCTGCAACCAGCTTGCCTCTAGACTTTGCCACAAGTCCTCTGGAGGGCAAAATCACCCTCTTTCAACCCTCTTAAGAATATTGAGGTAGGACCACTCAAAAAGAGCTGGAGTATTCGGAGATACTTGAACAgcaagtggtatctcactgatACGGTTTCCTCTCTTGGCTTCTGTGACCCTGTGCTCTCCGGGTGTTCCCCGTCTCTCTGCTCCCTCATTCCCAGTCTGTTTTGCTGTAGTCAAGTTTCGAGAGTACACCAGGGCCTTCTGCTCTCCACTGAAACCTACTTCTTCGGGGTTTTCATACAGTTCTCCAGCTTTAAAAGGTATCTCTATAAATGCACTTTAAAAAGTGTATATTTCTGCCACATTTAGAAAAGGTGCCTTCCAACctggtgggggaagagagggcgCTGGGACACCCGGGGGCAGCGCACCTCTGCAAGAGGGCTGTCAGGTCTCGCTCGACTTTCTTGGGCCAGGGGCTCCCTTTGCGAGCGCCCACCGCGAGCGTGGAATGACCAGGTACACAGCAATCTACAGGTGACTCCAGCTGCCGGGGCTTCCAGAAAGGCCCAcggagggagaggggggatgTGCCGCGAGGCGGTCAAGGCTGACGATGGCTGGGAGTGAGACCACCAGGGACAGAGACCAGTAGGGCTGGGCGCTCACAACGCGATCCCGACCCGGCCACAGCGACTTTGGAGCTCAAGCCGAGAAAGCGGTGAAATGAGTTAATCATCCGCGCCCCGCGCGCCGGTTCCCCGCCAAGGGGACCGTGAGCGCACCAGCGGCAGAAACAAGCAGCCTCGCTTTCAGGAGCCAATCAGAGACCACGGAGGCCTAGTGTGACAACCTCGAGAACCAATGAAAAGCCGGAATCATCCCGGCCGGCCTCCCGAGCGACTGTCCCGGGAGAGTCACCGAGAGGAAGTTTTGTAGAAAGTACAAATTAGAAAACAAGTCTGTGGCTCGACAACGGGACACTGCGCTTACAGTGCACTGCGTGCAGAAAACAGTGTGAGCGAACAGAACCTCACCTCACAGAAACCTCGCGGACGGGGGACCTGCCAGTCACCCCCTAGCCCAGGGCTCCAGCGCGGGAGGGTACGCGCTGCGCGCTGACGTCacgcgccggccccgccccccagcccgcCCGCCCTTATAGCGTAACCCTGGCGCGCGCGCACCATTGTGTGGCTGGACTCGGCCGCCGCTGCGGTGTGAGGCGCGTGTACAGGCTCTCGCCGTCCCCGCACCCGCACCGCGGCTTTTGACTTGCGGTCCGCTGTTCGATAGCCAGCCTTCGGGGCCCCTGCCCGCCACGGACATGCCGCGCGTCTACATAGGACGCCTTAGCTACAACGTCCGGGAGAAGGACATTCAGCGCTTTTTCAGTGGCTATGGCCGCCTCCTCGAAATAGACCTCAAAAATGGGTGAGTCGGGACTGGGCGCCCGCGTCCTCCCGCAACGCCCCGGGTCTGGCGGCGGCAGGGCTCTGCCGGACGGAAGAGGGCCAAGGCCGCGGCGCCGCGTGGCAGGGCCTCCAAGATGGCGGCGGCGCGGGGGCGCGGGAGCGCGCGCGGGTAGTGGGAGCGCGCGCGTGCGCGTCCTCGGCCTAACGACGCCTGCCGGTTCCCGGCCCTCGCGCCGCCCCCAGGTACGGCTTCGTGGAGTTCGAGGACTCCCGCGACGCCGACGACGCCGTTTACGAGCTGAACGGCAAAGAGCTCTGCGGCGAGCGCGTGATCGTGGAGCACGCTCGGGGTCCGCGCCGCGATCGCGACGGCTACAGCTACGGAAGCCGCAGTGAGTCCCACCCCCGCGCGCTCCGCGTCCTTGGGACCCTGGGGGCGGGGCTTAGGGTGGGCGCAGGCTTAGGGTGGGCGGAGTGGGGCCTCCCAGCCCGGGCAGGCGCGGGGGCAGGGGTCCATTGATTACAGTGTCCCCGGGCTTTGCTGCTTTCGCGCCTGCCCGGGGCAGCCACGGGACGCCGGAGCGCGGGGACTGGGTTGTGGGTTTTGCTTAGCCAGGGTTGGGGTGTTTGGGGAGGGGGCGggttaaattttcttatttttggttaTTTGCTAAGTTGGGAGGGGGGGTGGTTTGGGCCCCTGTCAGCACTGTCGTGGGCTCTGCCCACGGAGGAAGTGAGGGATGGCTGTATTTGTTATATTCCCCTTGCTTACCTGACAGTGCTTTAGCTAGAAATGGGAATGTGTTAGTGTAGAAGTTTGAGGGCAGGCtgggtggcggtggggggtggggacggggtCAGGGGAAGGGTGTTAAGTTTAGATCTTAGATTTAATTAAATTGGCGGGGGCCAAAGAAAATGCTGTTTTGAAGTAATGTGGTATAGTACCACAAAGTCGACTTAAATGAGCTTCATGCTATATTCGAACTAGTTGGGGCATGTTattgggaggaggtgggaggggtttGGTTATGTTAAATGTTGATGTTGAAATTGTTGCATGTTGAATTCAAACTTTTTAACAAGTCCTTGATGTTTCAATTTGAAAGTGACCAATGGGGCTGAGGCTGTGTCCACTGAGGCTAAGATGACTGCCTTTCCTGATTGGCCTTGGCTTTTCCATACATTGTGTGACCCTTGCCCTATGACCCTTTGGCTGACCTTACCGGAAGCCATGACGACAGCAGCCTTTTGCCATTAGACGCAGGGTGATGGTGAGGATTCCAAGGGTTAGACAAAACTGGTTAATCTGAACTAGGTGACTGTTACCTTGCGTGTTTTGTGGCCAAACCACCACCAAAAACCTCACACTGTGATGTAAGTACTTAGTGTAACTAgtaaacatttttgtaaaatgtagaAATGCATGTAATCagttaagttttatattttacaatgttctgtaaaataaaacttaGCGAGGTAAATTGAATAAAGGAGCAGTCACTCTCTAACAGATTGTAGGAGAAGTTTAGTTGGATTTAGTCTATTTGACTTGCCCTTAATTTAATTTATGGCAAATCACAACTGTATCGAAGGTTTAGCAATATAATAGCAAAGTCCTACTCCAGTAAATAAAAGTTGATATGTTTGTACTAACTTTCAAGAAAACATGCATCCCTATCATTACAAAGCATCTAATTATTCTCTTCATGTGATAAAGGTGGTGGAGGTGGATACAGCAGTCGGAGAACCTCTGGCAGAGACAAATACGGACCACCTGTTCGTACAGAATTCAGGCTTATTGTAGAAAACCTTTCTAGTCGTTGCAGTTGGCAAGATTTAAAGGTATGTGTTATAatttgagataaaaataatatgactAATGTTGAAAAGGTaggcttttctttcattttacttctgaGAATTGAGTACGGTATGTAGATCTTTTTCTTTACGTTTCTAGGTTTGACCAGTCTTGTTGCTTTCTTAGGATTTCATGAGACAAGCAGGTGAAGTAACCTATGCGGATGCTCACAAAGAACGCACAAATGAAGGCGTGATTGAGTTCCGTTCCTACTCTGACATGAAGCGTGCTCTGGATAAACTGGATGGTACAGAAATAAATGGCAGGAATATTAGGCTCATTGAGGATAAACCACGAACGAGCCATAGGCGATCTTACTCTGGAAGCAGATCAAGGTAATTTGTTgaaagaggggaaaggagaggaaacaaTACTTGCCAAGAGTAGAGGAAAATCAAATGGCAGTACTTGAATTGGAACTTAATTGAAACAAGTTCAGTATTTGGTGTCCTTTTTATTGTGCATTATTGGGTTCTTTTCCAGGGTGCTTTCAGGTGGATTTAATTTGTAGTAAACGATTACGTTTTGTTTGcgtattattttttgtaaatgaCCCAAAAGTTCGTTTTGAGATGTATTGagattaagatttttattgtgtttctgGTTATAGGTCACGGTCTAGAAGAAGGTCACGAAGTAGGAGTCGCAGGAGCAGCCGCAGTAGATCTCGAAGTATCTCAAAAAGCCGCTCCCGGTAAATAATAAgctgtttagttttttttctgattgttacTGTGCTTGTGTGTTCTGGCAaggtactgaaaaaaaaaatcgactCTTCTTGTCCAGATCCAGGTCTCGGAGCAAAGGTCGATCACGTTCTCGATCAAAAGGCAGGAAATCTAGATCAAAAAGCAAATCAAAGCCCAAGTCTGATCGGGGCTCCCGTTCGCGCTCTCGAAGCAGATCTAAGGAGTATGAGAAATCTCGAAGCAGGTCTCGTTCTCGATCTCGTTCccccaaagaaaatggaaaaggtgaTATAAAGTCAAAATCTAGATCAAGAAGCCAGTCTCGTTCCAATTCACCCCTACCTGCCCCACCCTCAAAGGCACGATCCGTGTCCCCTCCACCAAAAAGAGCCTCAAGATCCCGCTCTAGATCTCATTCAAAGTCAAGATCACGGTCCAGATCGAGTTCCAGAGATTAACCTAGAACTCTATATTCTTTGCACACTATTATGGAACACTTTCCTACTTGCTTAGGCAGTTACTCTTCCATGTTTGTACTTGGCCTCTTCTGCAAGAGGAATCTCCTGAAAATGGGGCACACAGAAATTTAATTTGTggccaaatttgatgaaaaaaaaatgaggttctAAAGAAATGGTGGCATGAAGTCAAAGACGCTCTCCCTTCTTTGTAGAATTAAGATAACTTTGATTTTATAGCTTTTGAGCTAAAATAACTTTTGTAAAGATTAAgctcatttagatttttttttaagtatttcagcAGGATCTGCTGCAgggattttgttgttttgtttgcttttaaattaaCCGTTTCAAGCTTTGAATACCTAAGGCTTTAGAGGGAGATCCCGATTTTCAATTATGTTGGCTTTTTATAAAGCTTGAGTTATGTaagatttcaataaaaatttgctACCAAGTTGATTGCCTTACTGAATAGGTCACTTAAGTTCCTTTAAATATTGATAATTTGTTCTTTGTGAAACAGTGTAAATTCTACATAAGTGTAAAAGAAGGCAAGTCTCAGACCAGCAATAAATTATTCCATTTGGATAACATTTGTGCTGTTAATCAAATTTGCCAAAGTCTATCTGCCCCTTTGagttaagttaaaaataaaaggtattttgtAGTCAGTTACATGATTTTGCCTAAATTAGTAGGTTTTAaataatgaaactttttaaacttaagtTTGCTCAAACTCTTGGAAGAAGTAGTTCTTAACACTTGGGATCCCATTTAGCCTAGtaattctattttctggaagtgGTCAGTGTAATTAGTGTTTTGTTAGAGTATGGTTCTGTGGTTTTCAATGTTTGTTACATAAAAATGGAAGTAGCCTTTCTTTGATTGGAAATTTAGTATATTCTTGTTCAAAGTAGAAAAGCAAATACTGCATTTTCTGCTGGAAGATCATTACATTTAACAGGCACTTAACAGGTTGCTTGGTAAAATCAGTTGCTTATTAAAGTAAAATTCT comes from Mustela nigripes isolate SB6536 chromosome 7, MUSNIG.SB6536, whole genome shotgun sequence and encodes:
- the SRSF6 gene encoding serine/arginine-rich splicing factor 6 isoform X2; the protein is MPRVYIGRLSYNVREKDIQRFFSGYGRLLEIDLKNGYGFVEFEDSRDADDAVYELNGKELCGERVIVEHARGPRRDRDGYSYGSRMTNGAEAVSTEAKMTAFPDWPWLFHTLCDPCPMTLWLTLPEAMTTAAFCH
- the SRSF6 gene encoding serine/arginine-rich splicing factor 6 isoform X1; its protein translation is MPRVYIGRLSYNVREKDIQRFFSGYGRLLEIDLKNGYGFVEFEDSRDADDAVYELNGKELCGERVIVEHARGPRRDRDGYSYGSRSGGGGYSSRRTSGRDKYGPPVRTEFRLIVENLSSRCSWQDLKDFMRQAGEVTYADAHKERTNEGVIEFRSYSDMKRALDKLDGTEINGRNIRLIEDKPRTSHRRSYSGSRSRSRSRRRSRSRSRRSSRSRSRSISKSRSRSRSRSKGRSRSRSKGRKSRSKSKSKPKSDRGSRSRSRSRSKEYEKSRSRSRSRSRSPKENGKGDIKSKSRSRSQSRSNSPLPAPPSKARSVSPPPKRASRSRSRSHSKSRSRSRSSSRD